One stretch of Tenrec ecaudatus isolate mTenEca1 chromosome 18, mTenEca1.hap1, whole genome shotgun sequence DNA includes these proteins:
- the LOC142432043 gene encoding kallikrein-1-like, with protein MWFVVLCTALTLGGTGAVPHIPPRIIGGWECEAHSQPWQVAVYMNNQLRCGGTLIDPQWVLTAAHCKDTNYQIWAGHHSLREQESTGQFSEVDLAIPHPDFNMSLLDLPFAPEGNYGDDLMLLRLRSPMQITAAVQPAALPSEDPEVGSTCLASGWGATNPKGTKNSHELLCVDLKVFSNDVCAKVYPQKIIETMLCAGQLDGTRDTCSGDSGGPLICDGVFQGITSWGPKPCAVVGKPGVFTRVFPFLDWIHDTMAANP; from the exons ATGTGGTTCGTGGTTCTGTGCACTGCCCTGACCCTGGGGGGCACTG GTGCAGTGCCCCACATCCCTCCACGCATCATTGGAGGCTGGGAGTGTGAAGCGCATTCCCAGCCCTGGCAGGTGGCCGTGTACATGAACAATCAGTTACGGTGTGGCGGCACCTTGATAGACCCCCAGTGGGTGCTTACAGCCGCGCACTGTAAAGACAC CAACTACCAGATCTGGGCTGGCCATCACAGCCTTAGAGAGCAAGAAAGCACAGGCCAGTTTTCCGAAGTGGACCTGGCCATCCCCCACCCGGATTTCAACATGAGCCTCCTGGACTTGCCTTTTGCACCCGAGGGCAACTATGGTGACGACCTCATGCTGCTGCGCCTCAGGAGCCCGATGCAGATCACAGCGGCCGTGCAGCCCGCAGCCCTGCCCTCAGAGGACCCTGAAGTGGGGAGCACCTGCCTCGCTTCGGGCTGGGGTGCCACCAATCCAAAAGGCA CAAAGAACTCTCATGAACTGCTATGTGTGGACCTCAAGGTCTTTTCCAATGACGTGTGCGCCAAGGTCTACCCCCAGAAGATCATAGAGACGATGCTGTGTGCTGGGCAGCTGGATGGCACCAGAGACACCTGTTCG GGTGACTCGGGCGGCCCACTGATCTGCGATGGCGTCTTCCAAGGAATCACGTCATGGGGCCCCAAGCCATGCGCCGTCGTCGGAAAGCCGGGCGTCTTCACCAGAGTGTTTCCATTCCTGGACTGGATCCATGACACCATGGCGGCCAACCCCTGA